The following DNA comes from Streptomyces globosus.
ACGCGGCGCCGATGACGTTGTCGCGGCGGGCCGGCGGCTGGCCGCCGTCGAAGCCGGCGGCGATGACGGTGACGCGCACCTCGTCGCCGAGGGCGTCGTCGATGACGGCGCCGAAGATGATGTTCGCCTCGGGGTGGGCGGCCTCGCTGACCAGCTGGGCGGCCTCGTTGATCTCGAAGAGGCCGAGGTCCGAGCCGCCGGAGATGGACAGCAGGACGCCGCGGGCGCCGTCGATGGACGCCTCCAGCAGCGGGGAGGAGATCGCCATCTCGGCGGCGGCCACGGCGCGGTCGTCGCCGCGGGCCGAGCCGATGCCCATGAGGGCGGAGCCGGCCTCGGACATCACGGACTTGACGTCGGCGAAGTCGAGGTTGATGAGGCCGGGGGTGGTGATGAGGTCGGTGATGCCCTGGACACCCGAGAGCAGGACCTGGTCGGCCGACTTGAAGGCGTCGAGCACCGAGACCTGGCGGTCCGAGATGGACAGCAGCCGGTCGTTGGGGATGACGATGAGGGTGTCGACCTCTTCGCGGAGCTCGGCGATGCCGTCCTCCGCCTGGTTCGCGCGGCGCCGCCCCTCGAAGGTGAACGGGCGGGTGACGACGCCGATCGTCAGGGCGCCGAGCGAGCGCGCGATGTTGGCGACGACGGGGGCGCCGCCGGTGCCGGTGCCGCCGCCCTCGCCGGCGGTGACGAAGACCATGTCGGCCCCCTTGAGGACCTCCTCGATCTCCTCGCGGTGGTCCTCTGCCGCCTTGCGACCGACTGCCGGGTTGGCTCCGGCGCCGAGCCCCCGGGTGAGTTCGCGGCCGACGTCGAGCTTGACGTCGGCGTCGCTCATCAACAGGGCCTGTGCGTCCGTGTTGATGGCGATGAACTCGACGCCCTTGAGACCGACCTCGATCATTCGGTTGATGGCATTGACACCACCGCCGCCGACACCGATGACCTTGATGACTGCGAGGTAGTTCTGCGGTGCTGCCACGTCGAAGGCCTCTCGCCTCGAGTTACGTGTCGCCGCCTCGCAGGCCTGCGGTGCGACGACTGATGCCGAAATGTGGGACGGTCCGAACGCGCCGACCCGAACCCTAACCCTGAAGTTTAGGGTTAAGTATGTGCCTGTTCCCTGGACTCTTCCGAACAGGACACTAAGTCGACAAGTAGCGCGTGTTCAACGAACACGCCGAACCTCCCGTTTTTCTTTTCACCCTATGTGATCACCCGTATCGGTGGCCAACCAGGGTGCGCCGCTGTTCGACCGGGCGTCAACTCCCGGACACGGCAGGGGCGGTGGGGACGCTGACGTCGAAGTGCCCAGCCCCGGGTGCGGC
Coding sequences within:
- the ftsZ gene encoding cell division protein FtsZ; protein product: MAAPQNYLAVIKVIGVGGGGVNAINRMIEVGLKGVEFIAINTDAQALLMSDADVKLDVGRELTRGLGAGANPAVGRKAAEDHREEIEEVLKGADMVFVTAGEGGGTGTGGAPVVANIARSLGALTIGVVTRPFTFEGRRRANQAEDGIAELREEVDTLIVIPNDRLLSISDRQVSVLDAFKSADQVLLSGVQGITDLITTPGLINLDFADVKSVMSEAGSALMGIGSARGDDRAVAAAEMAISSPLLEASIDGARGVLLSISGGSDLGLFEINEAAQLVSEAAHPEANIIFGAVIDDALGDEVRVTVIAAGFDGGQPPARRDNVIGAASTKREEPAPVPVRAPEPVRPAFGGLGTVTPREEPPAPAEPAPAPEPPAPAPQVPTARPYQDSPAEELDVPDFLK